The window TAAACGGACATCTATCCGTCAGCATGACATATCTGGAGGGGAGAAATGGTAGCCTATAAAAGTTTTACACTCAGGATACTGGTAGTTCTTGTTTTTATCTTGCTTACGGGCTCGACAACTGTGGCCTTATCTCAGGGGGAAACTACCGATAACAGTGGAATGAATCAGAGCAGCACCTTTGAAGAAAATAACTCTGTTTCACAGATGCATACTATTGTCTTAATCAATAATGCCTTCAGTCCTGAAATTACAGAAATAAACCAGTATGATACCGTTGTATGGCGCAACCTGAACAGGCCAAAAAGAACCTTTGTCCTTGTAGGGGAGGGCGATCTATGGGAAGATTTCAGCCTTGGTTATGGCCGATCTTTTAAGCATACCTTTAATGAAACCGGAAACTTTGACTTCAGCATTAAAGGTGAAAAAGGAATGGCAGGTTCAGTTGCGGTGAAGGAATCCAGCGAAACTGCAGGAGGAGTTCCTCTCTCGGAAAGAGAAACTCGTCAGATCCAACAGGAAAAAGAAGGGGTGATGATTCCCACATCGACTGAGGAAGTAACTCCCACATCAACTGAGGAAGTAACTCCCACATCAACTGAGGAAGTAACTCCCACATCGACTGAGGAAGTAACTCCCACGCAGAGGGCAGAAGAAATAAAGAGTTCCACAGTATTGATACGTGGATCTGTCTTTTACCCGGCGACTCTTGAGCTTAACAAGGGGGAAACCGTAATCTGGAATAACCTGAACAGGCCCAAACGCGCATTCACGTTGGTAAGTGAAGAGAAACTTTTCGAGAACCCG is drawn from Methanosarcina lacustris Z-7289 and contains these coding sequences:
- a CDS encoding cupredoxin domain-containing protein, producing the protein MVAYKSFTLRILVVLVFILLTGSTTVALSQGETTDNSGMNQSSTFEENNSVSQMHTIVLINNAFSPEITEINQYDTVVWRNLNRPKRTFVLVGEGDLWEDFSLGYGRSFKHTFNETGNFDFSIKGEKGMAGSVAVKESSETAGGVPLSERETRQIQQEKEGVMIPTSTEEVTPTSTEEVTPTSTEEVTPTSTEEVTPTQRAEEIKSSTVLIRGSVFYPATLELNKGETVIWNNLNRPKRAFTLVSEEKLFENPVLGYGRSFSYTFNEAGDYTFKLEEIPGAEFILTVK